A genomic window from Deltaproteobacteria bacterium IMCC39524 includes:
- a CDS encoding cytochrome c3 family protein: MKKIIVMVALVTLAATSAFAGIQNTAHDLSGRGTGVDEICAFCHTPHSGGTQAPLWNRGNGPAVTQQYSSISMDATPGSGTSDAPLCLSCHDSATIDTLVITNTPNSKTYNPAGLTLNANADLGTDLSNDHPVGFDITTAGLEINATPANAPLFGAGNDVWCSSCHDVHNNTNAPFLIMTNTNSALCLDCHNK, translated from the coding sequence ATGAAGAAGATTATTGTAATGGTAGCACTGGTAACCCTGGCGGCAACTTCAGCTTTCGCTGGTATCCAGAACACAGCTCATGACCTGTCCGGTCGTGGCACAGGCGTCGACGAGATTTGTGCTTTCTGTCACACTCCTCACAGTGGCGGTACTCAGGCTCCTCTGTGGAACCGTGGTAATGGCCCAGCAGTAACCCAGCAGTACAGCAGCATCAGCATGGACGCGACCCCAGGTTCCGGTACTTCTGACGCTCCTCTCTGTCTCTCTTGCCATGACTCGGCTACAATTGACACTCTTGTCATCACCAACACCCCGAACAGCAAGACTTACAACCCAGCTGGCCTGACTCTGAACGCCAATGCTGACCTCGGCACAGACCTCTCTAACGACCATCCTGTCGGTTTCGACATCACGACTGCTGGTCTTGAGATTAACGCTACTCCTGCTAACGCTCCTCTGTTTGGCGCTGGCAACGACGTATGGTGCTCTAGCTGCCACGACGTACACAACAACACCAACGCACCGTTCCTGATCATGACCAACACCAACTCAGCTCTGTGCTTGGACTGCCACAACAAGTAA
- a CDS encoding glycosyltransferase family 2 protein, which produces MKISVVVPIFNEKENLRVLVDEVRAALVETGLSYELLLVDDGSTDCSPALLEELASESKSTKVILLRRNFGQTAAMAAGFDHAQGEVIVPMDGDLQNDPRDIPRLLKKLDEGYDVVSGWRKDRKDNFFFRKIPSILANALISRMTDVSLRDYGCSLKAYRREVLSGINLYGELHRFVPALASQFGAKVAEITVNHRPRVAGASKYGIDRTLRVVLDLVTVKFLLKYSTRPMQLFGRWGVWTFLLGGVSGLTTLYMKMFEGLSMNRNPLMVLTAFLLFSGVQFLVLGLVAELVTRTYHEAQNKPVYVVRDKLNF; this is translated from the coding sequence ATTAAGATTTCCGTGGTGGTTCCGATTTTTAATGAAAAAGAGAATCTGCGTGTCCTGGTCGATGAGGTGCGGGCGGCTCTGGTCGAAACCGGCCTGAGCTATGAACTGCTCCTGGTTGATGACGGCAGCACCGATTGCTCCCCCGCTCTGCTCGAAGAATTAGCCTCTGAATCAAAATCCACAAAAGTGATCCTTCTCCGGCGTAACTTTGGCCAGACGGCTGCGATGGCTGCAGGCTTTGACCACGCCCAGGGAGAGGTGATTGTTCCCATGGACGGCGATCTGCAGAATGATCCCCGGGATATCCCCCGTCTCCTGAAAAAACTGGATGAAGGCTACGATGTTGTCTCCGGTTGGCGCAAAGACCGCAAAGATAATTTCTTCTTCCGAAAAATCCCCTCGATTCTTGCCAATGCACTGATTTCACGTATGACCGATGTGTCACTTCGCGATTATGGCTGCAGCCTCAAGGCTTATCGGCGAGAGGTTTTGTCCGGAATTAACCTCTACGGTGAGTTGCACCGTTTTGTGCCTGCCCTGGCCAGCCAGTTTGGTGCCAAGGTCGCAGAAATAACCGTGAACCACAGGCCGCGTGTGGCCGGGGCCAGCAAGTACGGTATCGATCGAACCTTGCGGGTCGTTCTGGATCTGGTCACCGTTAAATTCCTGCTTAAATATTCGACCCGCCCTATGCAGCTGTTTGGCCGTTGGGGAGTATGGACTTTCCTGCTGGGTGGAGTGAGCGGCTTGACGACCCTTTATATGAAGATGTTTGAAGGTTTGTCTATGAACCGTAACCCCTTAATGGTTCTCACTGCCTTCCTGCTCTTCAGTGGTGTTCAATTCCTGGTGTTGGGGCTGGTTGCTGAACTGGTGACCCGAACCTATCACGAGGCACAAAATAAGCCTGTCTATGTTGTCCGCGATAAACTGAACTTCTGA
- a CDS encoding glycosyltransferase family 4 protein: protein MRILFLNYEFPPIGGGGANANAYLFQQYANNPDFVVDCVTSTLDKQDQVESFAENITLHRLAVGKRELHFWTQREVLSWLRQAHRKVRELVSQHDYDVCHAFFGFPSGLVAWWYRAQVPYVLSLRGSDVPGFNPRFAFQYVFLKPLFRHIWQQASSVIANSQGLKVLANKFMPKLSIGVIPNGIDTQQFKPATAGTRVPQRILCVSRLVERKGVQHLIGAMPAIVASFPDVSLQVVGEGNLLDELAAQCVALGVHEHVDFLGYVPHEQLPEFYQKAELFVQPSFYEGMSNTVLEAMACGLPVIASGEGGREELLRDNALLAPYGDPTALAEGVTALLLNPEKLTDMGQVSREIAQYYSWAAVAKSYLNVYHDLLDSSHAPRAARHGL from the coding sequence ATGCGCATACTTTTTCTCAATTATGAATTTCCGCCGATCGGAGGCGGAGGTGCCAACGCCAACGCCTATCTATTCCAGCAGTATGCGAACAACCCGGACTTTGTTGTTGATTGTGTCACCAGCACTCTTGACAAGCAGGACCAGGTTGAGAGCTTTGCGGAGAATATCACTTTGCATCGGCTTGCGGTGGGTAAGCGGGAACTGCATTTCTGGACACAGCGTGAGGTTTTATCATGGTTGCGGCAGGCGCATCGAAAAGTTCGAGAGCTTGTCAGCCAACATGATTATGATGTCTGCCATGCTTTTTTCGGTTTTCCATCCGGGTTAGTCGCCTGGTGGTACAGAGCTCAGGTCCCCTACGTACTGTCCTTGCGTGGCTCTGATGTCCCTGGTTTTAATCCCCGTTTTGCGTTCCAGTATGTTTTTCTGAAACCGCTTTTTCGCCATATCTGGCAGCAGGCCTCCTCGGTTATCGCTAATAGCCAGGGACTTAAAGTTTTGGCCAACAAGTTCATGCCGAAGCTTTCCATCGGAGTCATTCCGAATGGCATTGATACTCAGCAGTTTAAGCCGGCGACCGCTGGCACGAGGGTGCCGCAACGGATTTTGTGTGTCTCCCGCCTGGTCGAACGCAAGGGCGTCCAGCATTTGATCGGGGCGATGCCTGCGATTGTCGCCAGCTTCCCAGATGTCAGTCTTCAGGTCGTGGGCGAGGGGAACTTGTTGGACGAACTGGCTGCACAGTGTGTTGCACTGGGAGTGCATGAGCATGTTGATTTTTTGGGCTATGTTCCCCACGAGCAACTGCCTGAGTTTTACCAAAAGGCCGAGCTCTTTGTGCAACCGTCATTTTATGAAGGGATGAGCAATACCGTGCTCGAAGCTATGGCTTGCGGTTTGCCGGTTATCGCATCCGGTGAGGGAGGGCGCGAAGAGCTGCTCCGGGACAACGCATTGCTGGCACCCTACGGCGACCCCACTGCTTTGGCAGAAGGGGTCACTGCCCTTTTGTTGAATCCAGAAAAGCTGACAGACATGGGACAAGTCTCACGCGAGATTGCCCAATACTACTCCTGGGCTGCCGTGGCCAAAAGTTATCTCAATGTTTACCATGATTTGCTCGACTCCAGCCACGCGCCACGCGCCGCGCGCCACGGATTATAG
- the asnB gene encoding asparagine synthase (glutamine-hydrolyzing): MCGLCGYLGPGNEDVLQAMSEAIVHRGPDDSGIHVGDGFGLAHRRLSIIDLAGGHQPMFSPEGDVLVFNGEIYNFQEMRGDLEKLGHRFSTHSDTEVLLRAYRQWGADCLQRLRGMFAFALWDNVRRELLIARDRVGIKPLYYTEHRGTFYFASEIKALLEIPDFPRRLNREALPLFLTFRYTPGEPTLFDGVNKLLPGHSMTLKKGQPAQINRYWQLEFEPDEGPSETAWKEQFWETFEESVRLRMISDVPLGAYLSGGLDSSLIVAGMSGLSSSPVETFSVGFRDQKFDESPYAKEVAAQFNCNHHQLSAEEETGDLLDKVIYHLDEPLADLATLPTYLMARETKPHVTVALSGEGADEILAGYPKYRAFLMSRKAANMLPTSLCHVGGRMANNITLQRAFASIGERDRARAYLNLAAVYSGGELSQLLNNQVLAGGNAAELIVKSFFSPGLDGLSQLLNLDFHTWLPDDLLLKNDKMTMAHGVEARVPYLDHKLVELCARIPSRYKLKWNQEKVLLRKVMQGRLPERIRTRKKTGFTVPLEQWMKGPMGKQVKGFFEPEQVAEQGLFRPDFLQELARKPLNDQYYRRQFWSVAALGLWQRRFGVWS, translated from the coding sequence ATGTGTGGCCTTTGCGGATACCTGGGACCAGGCAACGAAGACGTGTTGCAGGCTATGTCAGAGGCTATTGTCCACCGTGGCCCAGATGATTCCGGAATTCACGTCGGTGATGGTTTCGGTTTGGCCCATCGTCGCCTGTCGATCATCGACCTGGCTGGTGGCCATCAGCCGATGTTTTCGCCCGAAGGCGATGTGCTGGTCTTTAACGGCGAGATCTACAATTTCCAGGAAATGCGTGGTGATCTAGAAAAACTCGGCCACCGTTTCTCGACCCATAGTGATACCGAGGTCCTGTTGCGCGCTTATCGACAGTGGGGCGCCGACTGTCTGCAACGGTTGCGTGGGATGTTCGCTTTTGCCCTGTGGGATAATGTTCGCCGTGAGCTCTTGATCGCCCGGGATAGAGTTGGCATCAAGCCACTCTACTATACAGAACACCGGGGGACTTTCTACTTTGCCTCCGAAATCAAGGCACTGCTTGAAATCCCGGATTTCCCGCGTCGTCTCAACCGTGAGGCCCTGCCGCTATTCCTGACTTTCCGTTATACGCCGGGTGAACCGACTCTGTTCGATGGAGTTAACAAGCTTCTTCCCGGACACAGCATGACTCTGAAAAAAGGTCAACCTGCGCAGATCAATCGCTATTGGCAGCTCGAATTCGAGCCGGATGAGGGGCCAAGTGAAACCGCATGGAAAGAACAGTTCTGGGAAACCTTTGAAGAATCGGTTCGTCTGCGCATGATCAGCGATGTGCCTCTTGGCGCCTACCTCTCGGGTGGTCTTGATTCAAGCTTGATCGTCGCCGGGATGAGTGGCCTGTCTAGCTCGCCGGTAGAGACCTTCTCGGTTGGCTTTCGCGACCAGAAATTCGACGAATCCCCCTATGCCAAAGAGGTTGCTGCGCAGTTCAACTGCAATCATCATCAACTCTCAGCAGAAGAGGAAACGGGCGATCTGCTTGATAAGGTTATTTACCACCTTGATGAACCCTTGGCTGACTTGGCAACACTCCCTACTTATCTCATGGCACGTGAAACCAAGCCGCATGTAACTGTCGCCTTGTCCGGTGAAGGTGCTGATGAAATTCTTGCCGGTTATCCCAAGTACCGGGCTTTTCTCATGAGCCGCAAGGCGGCGAATATGTTGCCAACATCTCTTTGCCACGTGGGGGGCCGCATGGCAAACAATATCACTCTGCAACGGGCTTTTGCTTCAATCGGTGAACGGGATCGAGCCCGGGCCTATCTCAATTTAGCTGCTGTCTATTCAGGTGGCGAGCTCTCTCAATTGCTGAATAACCAGGTGCTTGCAGGAGGCAATGCTGCGGAGTTGATCGTCAAGTCCTTCTTTTCTCCCGGGTTGGATGGCTTGAGTCAGCTACTCAACCTCGATTTCCATACCTGGCTGCCCGATGACCTGCTGCTCAAGAACGACAAGATGACCATGGCGCACGGTGTTGAAGCCCGAGTGCCATATCTCGATCACAAGTTGGTGGAGCTCTGCGCCCGGATTCCGTCTCGATATAAACTTAAGTGGAATCAGGAGAAGGTCCTGCTGCGCAAGGTCATGCAGGGGCGATTGCCAGAACGGATCCGGACGCGCAAAAAGACAGGATTCACTGTTCCTTTGGAGCAGTGGATGAAAGGGCCGATGGGCAAACAGGTCAAAGGATTTTTTGAGCCTGAACAAGTTGCTGAACAGGGGCTGTTCCGTCCTGATTTTCTGCAGGAATTGGCACGCAAACCTTTGAATGACCAATATTACCGGCGGCAATTCTGGAGTGTTGCGGCTTTGGGGCTTTGGCAGCGGCGTTTTGGTGTCTGGTCTTGA
- a CDS encoding GxxExxY protein — protein sequence MVRDKVYYDALAEVIVGSAYKVGGTLGCGFLEKVYENSLAIELVASGLNVETQKPIKVRYAGEVVGEYFADMLVENDIVVELKAVRAIENIHFAQCQNYLKATGKKLALLINFGEEKVKIRRVANGI from the coding sequence ATGGTTAGAGATAAAGTGTATTATGATGCATTGGCCGAAGTGATTGTCGGTAGTGCATACAAGGTTGGCGGTACTCTGGGGTGTGGCTTTCTCGAAAAGGTTTACGAGAATTCACTGGCCATAGAACTTGTCGCGTCTGGTCTGAATGTCGAAACACAGAAACCAATCAAGGTTCGTTATGCAGGCGAGGTCGTTGGCGAGTATTTTGCTGACATGCTTGTTGAGAACGATATCGTCGTCGAGTTGAAGGCTGTTAGGGCAATTGAGAATATTCACTTTGCGCAATGCCAGAATTATCTGAAGGCCACAGGGAAAAAGCTTGCATTGCTCATCAATTTTGGCGAAGAGAAGGTCAAGATCAGGCGAGTAGCAAACGGCATTTAA
- a CDS encoding winged helix-turn-helix transcriptional regulator: MNNKSTDQESFRTLQLMTELEEGSTVSQRELAGRLGVAVGLVNSYLKNFVSKGYVRVKNYPRNRYAYLLTPKGFAEKSRLALHHLNYFTNLYTITRQEYLELFRQLKADGVVEVVFCGVDEVAEIAYMSLQEAGLKLSSVIDESYERRELFGQPIRSFPENWSDISGEIVLTTLKRGADLRKKLREHGWQHDIYAPPALLNGDM; the protein is encoded by the coding sequence ATGAACAATAAATCCACCGATCAGGAATCATTCCGTACCCTGCAGTTGATGACAGAACTCGAAGAGGGTTCGACGGTTTCCCAGCGGGAGCTGGCCGGGCGTCTCGGGGTTGCTGTCGGTCTGGTCAACTCCTATCTGAAGAATTTTGTTTCCAAAGGCTATGTGCGGGTTAAGAATTACCCGCGCAACCGCTATGCCTACCTGCTTACTCCTAAAGGTTTTGCCGAAAAAAGCCGCCTCGCACTACATCACCTTAACTACTTCACCAATCTCTACACCATCACCCGTCAGGAATATCTGGAGCTGTTCCGGCAACTCAAAGCCGATGGCGTTGTGGAGGTGGTGTTCTGCGGTGTAGATGAGGTGGCGGAAATCGCCTATATGTCGTTGCAGGAAGCCGGGCTCAAGTTGTCGTCTGTGATCGACGAGAGCTATGAGCGCCGGGAACTGTTCGGCCAGCCGATTCGTTCGTTTCCGGAAAACTGGAGTGATATCTCTGGAGAAATCGTCCTGACGACTCTTAAGCGCGGTGCTGACTTAAGGAAAAAACTACGCGAGCATGGCTGGCAACATGATATCTATGCGCCGCCTGCTTTACTAAATGGTGACATGTGA
- a CDS encoding class I SAM-dependent methyltransferase, whose amino-acid sequence MKQFDFGQNWQDFSTSRLDDLHIEQARQHFRELMADVDLTGKTFLDVGFGQGLSLLIAYQEGAIVTGLDINPKCAQVVERNKQVLGVEEDIETIVGSVLNQADLAKLQGRQFDIVHSWGVLHHTGDMASAINNVCRFVKPDGLLVLAIYNRHWSSLPWLWIKWFYCHVPVVLQKIMIGLFYPVIMLAKFLVTGKNPFRMSRGMDFYYNVVDWVGGYPYEYASRQELENVLKLKGFSLESFSPCRLPTGCNEFIFRRNNA is encoded by the coding sequence TTGAAGCAATTTGATTTTGGCCAGAACTGGCAGGATTTCTCCACGAGTCGCCTTGATGACCTCCATATCGAACAGGCTCGGCAACATTTCCGCGAATTGATGGCAGATGTCGACCTTACAGGGAAAACCTTTTTAGATGTCGGCTTCGGTCAAGGTTTGAGCCTTTTGATTGCTTATCAAGAGGGGGCAATAGTCACGGGTCTGGATATCAACCCGAAGTGTGCCCAGGTTGTTGAGAGGAACAAGCAGGTCCTTGGTGTCGAGGAAGATATCGAGACGATTGTGGGTTCAGTGTTGAACCAGGCTGACTTGGCTAAGTTGCAAGGTCGACAGTTTGATATCGTCCATTCCTGGGGAGTACTGCACCATACCGGTGATATGGCGAGCGCCATCAACAATGTTTGCAGGTTCGTTAAACCTGATGGACTCCTGGTCCTGGCGATCTATAATCGGCACTGGAGTTCTTTGCCCTGGCTTTGGATCAAGTGGTTCTATTGCCATGTGCCGGTAGTTTTGCAAAAAATCATGATTGGTCTGTTTTATCCGGTAATCATGCTGGCAAAGTTCCTTGTCACTGGAAAGAACCCTTTTCGCATGAGCCGGGGAATGGATTTTTATTACAATGTCGTCGATTGGGTCGGCGGCTACCCTTATGAGTATGCTTCACGGCAAGAGCTGGAGAATGTTTTGAAGCTCAAGGGGTTTTCCCTTGAAAGCTTTTCTCCTTGCCGCCTCCCGACCGGCTGCAATGAGTTCATCTTTCGGAGAAATAACGCTTAA
- a CDS encoding methyltransferase domain-containing protein — translation MYRLLKERGRAASDYYAGSREYFFLSPAGLSLLQSLKPAIESCCRGRVLDAGAGRGAYRELLDGFAESYVGMDVSATPSTDVVGDAQKLPFVDETFDAVFSSQVLEHVPQPEAALKEFQRVLKPGGYLILTVPHLSWLHNEPHDYYRYTPHGLRFLLARAGFQDKYIVPAGGLLSFLGHIPSTVMVNSTFGIPVVHRLVLALNSIWCRLVTSLDRLIEKNKIYALNYVCLAEKNRVFQQRKPDDRS, via the coding sequence ATGTACCGTTTGTTGAAAGAGCGCGGTCGTGCCGCCTCCGATTACTATGCCGGTAGTCGCGAGTATTTTTTCTTGTCACCGGCAGGGCTGTCGTTGTTGCAGTCACTAAAGCCAGCAATTGAAAGCTGTTGCCGGGGTCGAGTCCTGGACGCTGGAGCCGGCCGTGGGGCCTACCGGGAGTTATTGGACGGATTTGCTGAAAGTTATGTCGGTATGGATGTTTCAGCGACACCGTCGACCGATGTTGTTGGGGATGCGCAAAAGCTCCCCTTCGTTGATGAGACTTTCGATGCGGTTTTCAGTTCGCAGGTTTTGGAGCATGTACCACAGCCCGAGGCAGCTTTAAAGGAGTTTCAGCGAGTACTGAAACCGGGCGGATATCTGATTCTCACGGTTCCGCACCTGTCGTGGTTACACAATGAGCCCCACGATTATTACCGCTATACGCCGCATGGACTACGTTTCCTCTTAGCCAGGGCAGGATTTCAGGATAAATACATTGTTCCAGCAGGAGGTCTTTTGTCATTTTTAGGTCACATACCTTCCACGGTCATGGTGAATTCAACTTTTGGCATCCCTGTCGTGCATCGTCTTGTGTTGGCGTTAAATTCCATTTGGTGTCGGCTAGTTACGTCATTGGACCGTCTAATAGAAAAGAATAAAATTTACGCTCTAAATTATGTTTGCCTCGCTGAAAAAAATAGAGTTTTTCAGCAACGGAAACCAGATGATAGAAGCTAA
- a CDS encoding glycosyltransferase has product MIEAKCKILMLIDNFDPGGAQTLLIDLVKGLDKNRFEVFIAPLRKPEAFADALANSGARIVNLSGGKYNPFKMLSLVRLIRRERVDVVHTHLTASRFLGVLAGFFGGAKKILSHDHSGDEYLRKRKWAAKLVLYPLDRMLMSCTDQVLAVSEAIAAFNIDYKKIPEQKVTICHNWIDVGRFSPDPSDRRELRLILQIPESAFVVGAVGRLSSQKGYRYFVEAAAEILAGAPKTVFVVVGSGEEFLPLKQMVQALDIDHAFRFPGFVPEVERVYPVFDIFVLPSVYEPFGLVVLEAMAAGLPVVASATGGVVEIIEDKLNGLLVPPGDSKALAQGIVNLMENMEALAKPMAARAKQLVRDRFDRNTAISRIESLYLEEGV; this is encoded by the coding sequence ATGATAGAAGCTAAGTGTAAAATTCTGATGCTCATCGATAACTTTGATCCCGGTGGTGCGCAGACTCTGCTGATTGATTTAGTTAAGGGCCTGGATAAAAATAGGTTTGAGGTGTTCATTGCCCCTTTGCGAAAACCTGAAGCCTTTGCCGATGCTTTAGCGAATTCCGGGGCAAGGATCGTGAATCTTTCCGGAGGGAAATACAACCCATTCAAGATGTTGAGTTTGGTCAGGCTGATTCGTAGAGAGCGTGTGGACGTGGTGCATACCCACCTTACTGCTTCGCGATTTTTAGGAGTGCTCGCAGGTTTTTTTGGCGGAGCAAAAAAAATCTTAAGTCATGACCACAGTGGTGATGAGTACCTGCGTAAAAGAAAATGGGCTGCTAAACTTGTACTTTATCCCTTAGATCGAATGCTCATGAGTTGTACCGATCAGGTTCTGGCTGTTTCAGAAGCGATCGCTGCTTTTAATATCGATTATAAAAAAATCCCCGAGCAAAAAGTTACAATCTGCCACAACTGGATTGATGTTGGCCGATTTTCCCCCGACCCAAGTGACCGCAGGGAATTACGCCTGATATTGCAGATTCCAGAAAGTGCATTTGTGGTGGGTGCAGTCGGCCGATTGAGTTCTCAAAAAGGCTATCGTTATTTTGTGGAGGCTGCTGCTGAGATTTTAGCCGGGGCACCCAAAACTGTTTTTGTTGTTGTTGGTTCTGGAGAAGAGTTTTTACCTCTTAAACAGATGGTGCAGGCTCTCGATATCGATCATGCGTTCCGCTTCCCGGGGTTTGTTCCCGAAGTAGAGAGGGTTTATCCGGTTTTCGATATTTTTGTCCTGCCTTCCGTGTACGAACCTTTTGGCCTGGTCGTATTGGAGGCGATGGCTGCGGGCTTGCCGGTCGTGGCCTCCGCAACAGGTGGTGTCGTTGAAATCATCGAAGATAAACTCAACGGTCTTCTCGTCCCTCCTGGGGACTCAAAAGCTTTGGCTCAAGGGATTGTCAACTTGATGGAGAATATGGAGGCGTTGGCCAAACCAATGGCTGCCAGGGCAAAACAGTTGGTCAGGGACAGGTTCGATCGCAACACCGCGATTTCCCGAATTGAATCACTTTACCTGGAAGAGGGTGTATGA
- a CDS encoding radical SAM protein — protein MPSRANSVLPPLGFLVLGGFLDKHTEFTSAIFEKKISSLREVTPARKVEIEKTILDQIELQKPRFVGFSLFPGDLSEFYSLARQIKTRFAEIKVVVGGVLPTIDPESLLCDESPADILIRGDGETPLSHLLSGGILSEVPGLAWREEREVCDTGVACYVGELDYMPSYHKIDMGYYCRVSTEIIRPYYSKGMFVFSAVGCPHRCSFCFNPKTKLKYKDLDVFIEELRLLKETYGINSFFVLDECFLANKSRVAKFCTRYKESGLGMPWAMQTRSNLLKEENIVTLKDAGCVHISFGVETGSPGLLKAITKGLTVDDNLSAFKLCRKHGIKTFANMLFNLPGETVEDVELSRQFLKKAKPNHVALSLTVPLLGTQLYNELVKPPLEKEEYVLFGSNDPYTRIVDPRFRLAAHDLALDKLLARESIRYYIKTSFGLLSMDKWYVQGVLRKMALSELAWAICKKTVKQGRSYFKGGVSLFRSTLGVKRRKC, from the coding sequence ATGCCCTCCCGTGCTAACTCGGTGCTGCCTCCCCTTGGTTTTCTTGTCTTGGGTGGTTTTTTGGATAAGCATACGGAATTCACCTCGGCAATTTTTGAGAAGAAGATTTCTAGTCTTCGAGAGGTCACTCCTGCCCGTAAGGTTGAAATTGAAAAGACTATTCTCGATCAAATTGAACTTCAAAAACCCCGGTTTGTCGGTTTCTCTCTCTTCCCTGGCGATCTGAGTGAGTTTTATTCTCTGGCGCGGCAAATCAAAACTCGATTTGCAGAGATTAAAGTAGTTGTTGGTGGAGTGCTGCCAACCATTGATCCTGAATCACTTCTGTGTGATGAGTCCCCTGCCGATATATTGATCCGTGGAGATGGCGAAACACCACTGAGTCATCTTCTTTCTGGAGGGATTCTATCCGAAGTGCCAGGTCTTGCATGGCGAGAAGAGAGAGAAGTCTGTGACACGGGTGTGGCTTGTTATGTCGGTGAATTGGACTATATGCCAAGTTATCACAAGATCGATATGGGATATTACTGCCGTGTCTCCACTGAAATCATCAGGCCCTATTACAGCAAGGGAATGTTCGTTTTCTCAGCGGTAGGATGCCCTCATCGGTGTTCTTTTTGTTTTAATCCAAAGACGAAACTCAAATACAAAGACTTGGACGTATTTATTGAAGAATTGCGACTGCTCAAAGAAACTTACGGGATTAATTCATTTTTTGTTTTGGATGAGTGCTTCCTTGCTAACAAATCAAGAGTTGCCAAATTCTGTACCAGGTACAAAGAATCTGGTCTTGGTATGCCTTGGGCGATGCAGACCCGGTCCAACCTGCTTAAGGAAGAAAACATCGTGACACTAAAGGATGCCGGTTGTGTCCATATCAGTTTTGGTGTGGAAACGGGGTCTCCTGGACTACTTAAAGCCATTACCAAGGGACTTACCGTTGATGACAACCTGTCAGCGTTCAAATTATGTAGAAAACACGGGATCAAAACTTTTGCCAATATGTTGTTTAACCTGCCCGGGGAAACCGTTGAGGACGTCGAATTGAGCAGGCAGTTCCTCAAAAAAGCCAAGCCGAACCATGTCGCACTCAGCCTGACAGTTCCTCTCCTGGGGACCCAGCTTTACAATGAGCTTGTCAAACCGCCGCTGGAGAAAGAAGAATATGTATTGTTTGGCTCAAACGATCCCTATACAAGGATTGTCGATCCACGTTTCCGCTTGGCAGCGCACGACTTGGCCCTTGATAAGTTGTTGGCCCGCGAATCAATAAGATACTATATAAAGACGTCCTTTGGCTTGTTGAGCATGGACAAGTGGTACGTGCAAGGGGTCTTGCGGAAGATGGCTCTGTCTGAGTTGGCTTGGGCCATCTGCAAAAAAACAGTTAAACAGGGGCGCTCTTACTTCAAAGGTGGCGTAAGTCTCTTTCGCAGCACCCTTGGAGTGAAAAGGAGAAAGTGTTAG
- a CDS encoding class I SAM-dependent methyltransferase: protein MKEVNSDLAEEVRQENIKMHDRDSQIYDMRHPYMRDKKFQESFKADLALMASLLGLVKSVRVLDCGAGTGNLTLKFLDFGWRVTALDISGGMLEALRAKVTDGDDRLETVKADAEDYLRSQEGTFDVVAFGATLHHLPDYITALELACKALKPGGILYITGEPALVDQVSPLEHRLLRLDEYFNVFYKVVSRPQHGLTVLGKLLSLSRPEEVDETLAEFHVEAGIDQGRCQAVLENSGLTLVKLELFGYFGFRFNRFLARLGGIDLRSQFKLIARRC from the coding sequence GTGAAAGAGGTCAACTCAGATTTAGCGGAGGAGGTGCGCCAAGAAAACATCAAGATGCACGACCGCGACAGTCAGATTTATGATATGCGCCACCCATACATGCGGGACAAGAAGTTTCAGGAAAGCTTTAAGGCTGATCTCGCATTGATGGCTTCGTTGCTAGGGCTTGTTAAGTCGGTCAGGGTCCTTGATTGTGGGGCCGGCACAGGAAATCTGACTCTCAAGTTCCTGGATTTTGGCTGGCGGGTGACAGCGCTCGATATCTCCGGTGGTATGTTGGAGGCCCTTCGTGCCAAGGTGACCGATGGTGATGATCGTCTCGAAACCGTAAAAGCCGACGCTGAAGATTATTTGCGTAGCCAGGAGGGGACCTTTGATGTTGTGGCTTTTGGGGCCACGCTTCACCATCTTCCTGACTACATAACCGCGTTGGAACTGGCGTGCAAGGCTCTGAAGCCTGGCGGTATCCTCTATATCACTGGAGAGCCTGCCTTGGTTGATCAGGTCAGCCCATTGGAGCATCGACTGCTTCGTCTCGACGAATACTTCAATGTCTTTTACAAAGTCGTGAGTCGGCCTCAGCACGGTTTGACTGTGCTGGGAAAGCTGTTGAGTCTGTCCAGACCTGAGGAAGTCGACGAGACCTTGGCCGAGTTTCACGTTGAAGCCGGCATCGATCAGGGTCGCTGCCAAGCTGTTCTTGAAAACTCGGGTCTAACACTGGTCAAATTAGAATTGTTTGGTTATTTCGGGTTTCGCTTCAACCGATTTTTGGCGAGGCTTGGTGGGATTGATCTTCGTTCTCAGTTTAAGCTGATAGCCCGTAGGTGTTGA